Proteins encoded within one genomic window of Oncorhynchus tshawytscha isolate Ot180627B linkage group LG02, Otsh_v2.0, whole genome shotgun sequence:
- the LOC112244820 gene encoding G0/G1 switch protein 2, with product MDTMYEIIPFAKEMLAQKPSRRMLKVYLVGSVIAFLGTVLGLVETICQPFSSGEPLDAELALLIAREQKTLEVEEERRPEEVAIVSATEQITIPKKLQQATGVQRCAGAVNRLHAA from the coding sequence ATGGACACCATGTACGAAATCATCCCCTTCGCTAAGGAAATGCTGGCGCAGAAGCCCAGCCGGCGCATGTTGAAGGTGTACTTGGTGGGCTCCGTGATTGCCTTCTTGGGAACGGTTCTGGGCCTGGTGGAAACAATCTGCCAGCCTTTCTCCTCTGGGGAGCCGCTGGACGCCGAGCTGGCTCTGCTGATAGCCCGGGAGCAGAAGAcactggaggtggaggaggaaaggagaccGGAGGAGGTAGCAATAGTTTCAGCCACCGAGCAGATCACCATTCCCAAGAAGCTGCAACAGGCTACGGGGGTTCAGAGATGCGCTGGTGCTGTCAACCGACTGCACGCCGCGTAA